A region of Paramormyrops kingsleyae isolate MSU_618 chromosome 17, PKINGS_0.4, whole genome shotgun sequence DNA encodes the following proteins:
- the ppm1na gene encoding protein phosphatase, Mg2+/Mn2+ dependent, 1Na (putative), which produces MVLLRGKRKRHSTTAMRTSRRSSKAEVPSFLRQIIKETERMVAFFFKGTQGQDGGEEEEGEDEEESSAYLERPVLEKHLEEGSDRCGISYAVGSMQGWRSRMEDAHTCIPEMAADMSGWGYYAVYDGHAGNMVAEYCSRHLLDHILATGRIKAEDDPAEVKEGIREGFLNIDRHMHSLARSACWDCSGSTAAAVMFSPRRIYLINCGDSRVLLCRHGLVCFYTEDHKPCNPREKARIQNAGGSVTLQRVNGSLAVSRALGDFDFKEVAWRSQTEQLVSPEPEVFQLERSPADEFLVVACDGVWDAMDNEELCAFVRDRMQVTDDPREVCAQVIDLCLYKGSLDNISIIIIRLSGAPKVSPEALQREAALEQLIESKVADIYQELRSEDQGPDLLKVMKHLTSENIPGLPPGGGITSKRDCIIASYQKQVLKCKARKFTDISGPEDSC; this is translated from the exons ATGGTGCTACTTCGGGGCAAAAGAAAGCGACACTCTACGACAGCCATGAGGACGAGTCGCAGGTCGAGCAAGGCGGAGGTGCCCTCCTTCCTGCGGCAGATCATCAAGGAGACAGAGCGGATGGTCGCATTTTTCTTTAAGGGGACCCAGGGGCAAGATGggggtgaggaagaggagggggaAGATGAGGAAGAGTCCAGTGCCTATCTGGAGCGGCCCGTCCTGGAGAAGCACCTGGAGGAGGGGAGTGATAGGTGCGGCATCAGCTACGCGGTGGGCAGCATGCAGGGCTGGAGGTCACGCATGGAGGACGCGCACACCTGCATCCCCGAGATGGCCGCAGACATGTCCGGCTGGGGTTACTACGCCGTGTACGACGGGCATGCCGGCAACATGGTAGCCGAGTACTGCTCCAGACACCTGCTGGATCACATACTGGCCACAG GCAGAATTAAAGCGGAAGATGACCCAGCGGAGGTTAAAGAAGGGATCCGAGAGGGTTTCCTGAACATCGACAGGCACATGCACAGTCTGGCccgcagtgcatgctgggactgcAGTGGCTCCACCGCCGCCGCCGTCATGTTCTCGCCGCGCCGCATCTACCTCATCAACTGCGGCGACTCGCGGGTGCTGCTGTGCCGTCACGGCCTGGTCTGCTTCTACACCGAGGACCACAAGCCGTGCAACCCGCGGGAGAAGGCGCGCATCCAGAATGCCGGCGGCTCCGTCACCCTGCAGCGCGTCAACGGCTCGCTGGCTGTCTCCCGGGCCCTGGGCGACTTCGACTTCAAAGAGGTGGCCTGGCGGTCACAGACGGAGCAGCTGGTCTCGCCCGAGCCCGAGGTGTTCCAGCTGGAGCGCTCACCCGCAGACGAGTTCCTAGTGGTGGCTTGCGATGGCGTGTGGGATGCCATGGACAACGAGGAACTCTGTGCTTTTGTGCGCGACCGGATGCAGGTCACTGATGACCCGCGGGAGGTCTGCGCTCAGGTCATAGACCTCTGCCTCTACAAG GGTAGTTTGGACAATATCAGCATTATCATCATCCGCCTCTCTGGCGCCCCCAAGGTGTCACCGGAGGCACTGCAACGGGAAGCTGCCCTGGAACAGCTGATTGAGAGCAAAGTAGCAG ACATCTACCAAGAGCTAAGATCAGAAGACCAGGGCCCTGACCTCCTGAAGGTGATGAAGCACCTGACCTCGGAGAACATACCCGGACTACCACCAGGTGGCGGCATAACCAGCAA ACGAGACTGCATCATAGCCTCCTACCAGAAACAGGTGCTGAAATGCAAGGCGCGGAAATTCACG GACATCAGCGGTCCTGAGGACTCCTGCTAG